The following are from one region of the Hyla sarda isolate aHylSar1 chromosome 6, aHylSar1.hap1, whole genome shotgun sequence genome:
- the UTP6 gene encoding U3 small nucleolar RNA-associated protein 6 homolog isoform X2: MSQVAFCKKWNCKLQLSRIFSSLLAVHPDKPALWIMAAKWEFEDKLSTESARHLFLRALRFHPDSAKLYQEYFRMELMNVEKQRKEKEDLDKAKMDIEKDLFSDEILNGELVRVVYKTAVQKIKGAKFHLSLLSIAEMFDFTKHLQKDILADLQTLYADDPLTWDFLARQALSAKVLPSAEYTSKQTKAQDLARKEEQCSLVYEKALGSLQTESMWELYVAFCLERYKRQTNSKELKQQRQDRLLSALQKAHDSDLLPQARYHDWISLLMELGQGDVASQVLVKATDRFPGSVDMWKMRLETLVSLKAENLENVFDKAMTLVKMQDSLPLWILMVDWSEEERNEEAIDSLYQKLVLNPVATRTMKVKYLDWSYRKHGYKRARKVFMSLKENRPFSEDFFQKMIDIEKDQEMSKMVNLREYYERALREFGATQPDLWLSYIKEELSHVEGKPENCGAIHWRAMKMLQGADVEDFVTKYTLIQSGHL, encoded by the exons ATGTCTCAAGTGGCTTTCTGTAAGAAGTGG AACTGTAAGTTGCAGCTCAGCCGCATCTTCTCCTCACTCTTGGCTGTACACCCGGATAAACCAG CCTTGTGGATAATGGCAGCTAAGTGGGAATTTGAAGATAAACTGTCAACTGAAAGTGCAAGACACCTCTTCCTGCGCGCCCTGCGCTTCCACCCGGACTCGGCCAAGCTCTATCAGGAA TATTTCCGGATGGAGCTCATGAATGTTGAGAAGCaaagaaaagagaaagaagaTTTAGATAAAGCAAAGATGGACATT GAGAAAGACTTATTCTCAGATGAGATTCTTAATGGAGAATTGGTCCGTGTGGTCTATAAAACTGCCGTGCAGAAGATTAAAG GGGCCAAGTTCCATCTCTCACTTCTTTCTATCGCTGAGATGTTTGACTTCACTAAACATCTGCAAAAGGATATTTTGGCTGA cTTGCAGACCCTCTACGCAGACGACCCCCTCACCTGGGACTTTTTGGCTCGTCAGGCTTTATCAGCAAAAGTGTTACCATCAGCAGAGTATACGTCCAAACAGACAAAGGCACAAGACTTGGCTCGAAAGGAGGAGCAATGCAGCCTTGTGTATGAGAAGGCGCTGGGCTCGCTGCAAACAG AGTCCATGTGGGAGTTATATGTGGCCTTCTGTCTAGAGAGATATAAACGGCAAACTAACAGCAAAGAACTAAAGCAGCAG AGGCAGGACAGGCTGCTGTCTGCACTTCAGAAAGCTCACGACTCTGACCTGTTACCGCAAGCAAGATACCATGACTGG ATCTCTCTTCTCATGGAACTGGGGCAGGGGGATGTGGCATCACAAGTATTGGTGAAAGCTACAGACAGGTTCCCTGGGTCTGTGGACATGTGGAAAATGAGATTGGAGACTCTCGTGAGTCTGAAGGCAGAGAACTTGGAGAATGTGTTTGATAAGGCAATGACCTTAGTAAAGATGCAG GACAGTTTGCCATTGTGGATATTGATGGTAGACTGGAGTGAGGAGGAGAGAAATGAGGAAGCTATAGACTCACTGTACCAG AAACTCGTCCTTAATCCAGTTGCCACCAGGACCATGAAGGTGAAGTATCTGGACTGGTCCTATAGGAAACATGGCTATAAAAGAGCAAGGAAGGTGTTCATGAG TTTAAAAGAAAATCGTCCTTTCTCTGAGGACTTCTTTCAGAAGATGATTGACATAGAGAAGGATCAG GAGATGAGCAAGATGGTGAATTTAAGAGAGTACTACGAGCGGGCGCTGCGGGAGTTTGGAGCCacgcagccag ATCTCTGGTTGTCCTATATCAAAGAAGAGCTGAGCCACGTGGAGGGGAAACCGGAGAATTGTGGCGCCATTCACTGGAGAGCCATGAAAATGCTGCAGGGAGCAGATGTGGAGGATTTTGTGACTAAATACACACTGATACAGAGCGGACACTTATGA
- the UTP6 gene encoding U3 small nucleolar RNA-associated protein 6 homolog isoform X1, whose amino-acid sequence MAELVQRRVEDHIPELQQLERVGLLTAKEARTVIKKVTALEYKLKRRTVDKEDYISYIQYEINFLELLNKRRRRIGYSFKKEEIEFVIVHRINELFGRAINKWKEDLQLWMSQVAFCKKWNCKLQLSRIFSSLLAVHPDKPALWIMAAKWEFEDKLSTESARHLFLRALRFHPDSAKLYQEYFRMELMNVEKQRKEKEDLDKAKMDIEKDLFSDEILNGELVRVVYKTAVQKIKGAKFHLSLLSIAEMFDFTKHLQKDILADLQTLYADDPLTWDFLARQALSAKVLPSAEYTSKQTKAQDLARKEEQCSLVYEKALGSLQTESMWELYVAFCLERYKRQTNSKELKQQRQDRLLSALQKAHDSDLLPQARYHDWISLLMELGQGDVASQVLVKATDRFPGSVDMWKMRLETLVSLKAENLENVFDKAMTLVKMQDSLPLWILMVDWSEEERNEEAIDSLYQKLVLNPVATRTMKVKYLDWSYRKHGYKRARKVFMSLKENRPFSEDFFQKMIDIEKDQEMSKMVNLREYYERALREFGATQPDLWLSYIKEELSHVEGKPENCGAIHWRAMKMLQGADVEDFVTKYTLIQSGHL is encoded by the exons TACGAGATTAACTTCCTGGAGCTGCTAAATAAGAGGCGTCGG CGCATTGGATACTCATTTAAGAAGGAGGAGATTGAATTTGTCATTGTACATAGAATTAATGAACTCTTCGGTCGCGCCATCAACAAATGGAAG GAGGATCTCCAGCTGTGGATGTCTCAAGTGGCTTTCTGTAAGAAGTGG AACTGTAAGTTGCAGCTCAGCCGCATCTTCTCCTCACTCTTGGCTGTACACCCGGATAAACCAG CCTTGTGGATAATGGCAGCTAAGTGGGAATTTGAAGATAAACTGTCAACTGAAAGTGCAAGACACCTCTTCCTGCGCGCCCTGCGCTTCCACCCGGACTCGGCCAAGCTCTATCAGGAA TATTTCCGGATGGAGCTCATGAATGTTGAGAAGCaaagaaaagagaaagaagaTTTAGATAAAGCAAAGATGGACATT GAGAAAGACTTATTCTCAGATGAGATTCTTAATGGAGAATTGGTCCGTGTGGTCTATAAAACTGCCGTGCAGAAGATTAAAG GGGCCAAGTTCCATCTCTCACTTCTTTCTATCGCTGAGATGTTTGACTTCACTAAACATCTGCAAAAGGATATTTTGGCTGA cTTGCAGACCCTCTACGCAGACGACCCCCTCACCTGGGACTTTTTGGCTCGTCAGGCTTTATCAGCAAAAGTGTTACCATCAGCAGAGTATACGTCCAAACAGACAAAGGCACAAGACTTGGCTCGAAAGGAGGAGCAATGCAGCCTTGTGTATGAGAAGGCGCTGGGCTCGCTGCAAACAG AGTCCATGTGGGAGTTATATGTGGCCTTCTGTCTAGAGAGATATAAACGGCAAACTAACAGCAAAGAACTAAAGCAGCAG AGGCAGGACAGGCTGCTGTCTGCACTTCAGAAAGCTCACGACTCTGACCTGTTACCGCAAGCAAGATACCATGACTGG ATCTCTCTTCTCATGGAACTGGGGCAGGGGGATGTGGCATCACAAGTATTGGTGAAAGCTACAGACAGGTTCCCTGGGTCTGTGGACATGTGGAAAATGAGATTGGAGACTCTCGTGAGTCTGAAGGCAGAGAACTTGGAGAATGTGTTTGATAAGGCAATGACCTTAGTAAAGATGCAG GACAGTTTGCCATTGTGGATATTGATGGTAGACTGGAGTGAGGAGGAGAGAAATGAGGAAGCTATAGACTCACTGTACCAG AAACTCGTCCTTAATCCAGTTGCCACCAGGACCATGAAGGTGAAGTATCTGGACTGGTCCTATAGGAAACATGGCTATAAAAGAGCAAGGAAGGTGTTCATGAG TTTAAAAGAAAATCGTCCTTTCTCTGAGGACTTCTTTCAGAAGATGATTGACATAGAGAAGGATCAG GAGATGAGCAAGATGGTGAATTTAAGAGAGTACTACGAGCGGGCGCTGCGGGAGTTTGGAGCCacgcagccag ATCTCTGGTTGTCCTATATCAAAGAAGAGCTGAGCCACGTGGAGGGGAAACCGGAGAATTGTGGCGCCATTCACTGGAGAGCCATGAAAATGCTGCAGGGAGCAGATGTGGAGGATTTTGTGACTAAATACACACTGATACAGAGCGGACACTTATGA